A genomic segment from Thermoanaerobacterium sp. PSU-2 encodes:
- the cas7i gene encoding type I-B CRISPR-associated protein Cas7/Cst2/DevR — protein MNFAQGIFMFNVDAGALNNLKNDKKGDGTTITRTKKIEAYDANGQHKTYVLVSAQSYNHFIQVTHMDKFKARYSTKTKEGKKVNYEVDPIKYVDQDLRGYMETDQGLSRIAPFKFSHLISVNGVKILESFNTTSTEGDNMIYQYEVYKTHFKGKFNIDLDAVGRFEARNKSGYQNINDDLIKKYDEEKEYKEIIHKIDKENKVVVLTAKERAKRIHEYLKSLNYVQGGAKLTNNFENIAPQFIILVIVESGNNILANVIHEAGEYGSGFKVNFNVLKKMLLAYKNDLKSKVYIGRNEGYLDSLQTEIDRFIKEMSEEKIEVVNDIVKNVIDKFGEEIYAFYCNADSN, from the coding sequence ATGAATTTTGCGCAAGGGATTTTTATGTTTAATGTAGACGCCGGAGCTTTAAATAACCTGAAAAATGACAAAAAGGGAGATGGAACAACCATTACCAGAACAAAGAAAATTGAGGCATATGATGCAAATGGTCAGCACAAAACCTATGTTTTAGTATCTGCACAGTCTTACAATCACTTTATTCAGGTAACACATATGGATAAATTTAAAGCAAGATATTCTACAAAAACAAAAGAAGGAAAAAAAGTTAATTACGAAGTTGATCCTATAAAATATGTTGATCAAGACTTAAGAGGTTATATGGAAACCGATCAAGGTTTATCAAGGATAGCACCATTTAAGTTTTCGCACCTGATATCGGTAAACGGCGTTAAAATTTTAGAATCATTCAACACCACCAGTACTGAAGGTGATAATATGATTTACCAGTACGAAGTCTACAAAACCCATTTTAAAGGGAAATTTAACATTGATTTAGACGCTGTCGGCAGATTTGAAGCACGTAACAAAAGCGGTTACCAAAATATCAACGATGATTTAATTAAAAAATATGATGAAGAAAAAGAGTATAAAGAAATTATTCATAAGATTGACAAAGAAAATAAGGTGGTTGTTTTAACTGCCAAAGAACGGGCAAAAAGGATACACGAATATTTAAAATCTCTGAACTATGTTCAGGGTGGTGCTAAACTGACAAATAACTTTGAAAATATTGCACCGCAATTCATTATTCTTGTTATTGTTGAGAGCGGTAATAATATTCTGGCTAATGTAATACATGAAGCTGGTGAATATGGCAGCGGATTTAAGGTTAATTTTAACGTACTGAAAAAAATGCTTTTAGCCTATAAGAATGATTTAAAGTCAAAAGTTTATATTGGAAGAAACGAAGGATATCTTGACAGTCTGCAAACAGAAATTGACAGATTTATTAAGGAAATGAGCGAGGAAAAAATAGAAGTTGTAAATGACATCGTAAAAAATGTAATTGACAAATTTGGAGAAGAAATATATGCCTTTTACTGCAACGCTGATAGCAATTAG
- the cas5b gene encoding type I-B CRISPR-associated protein Cas5b: protein MKVEKAVKIKITGWTATFTNIFFKTGKILAYEMPPLSSLIGLLSAAKGKTIKDVDFKIGYEFTYRAKAWDVETYYKATKRKDTKGESSVWFKNFLYDVELNLYLTDLSFTDYFKKPRYTILLGQSHDLATVEEIKEVDLIKTGKGTISNTAVSVSAKGVSGVPIIMPVKIDLDTREILNQKPFIIIKRPVSIENDNIYMVKGENKDVYLYSPEFINAC, encoded by the coding sequence ATGAAGGTTGAAAAAGCTGTAAAAATCAAAATTACTGGTTGGACAGCAACTTTTACAAATATATTTTTTAAGACGGGAAAAATTTTGGCATACGAAATGCCGCCTCTTTCTTCATTAATAGGACTGCTTTCGGCAGCCAAAGGGAAAACTATAAAAGATGTTGATTTTAAAATCGGCTATGAATTTACTTATAGAGCAAAAGCATGGGATGTAGAAACTTACTATAAAGCAACGAAGAGAAAAGATACTAAAGGCGAATCATCTGTATGGTTTAAGAATTTTTTATATGATGTGGAATTAAATTTGTATTTAACTGATTTAAGTTTTACCGACTATTTCAAAAAACCCCGCTACACTATATTGTTGGGGCAAAGCCACGATCTTGCCACGGTAGAAGAAATTAAAGAAGTTGATCTTATAAAAACAGGTAAAGGAACAATAAGCAATACGGCAGTTTCCGTTAGTGCAAAAGGGGTTTCGGGAGTACCAATTATTATGCCGGTGAAAATAGATTTGGACACAAGAGAGATTTTAAATCAAAAACCGTTTATTATTATTAAACGGCCTGTGAGCATTGAAAATGATAATATTTATATGGTAAAAGGAGAAAATAAGGATGTTTACCTCTATTCCCCAGAGTTCATCAACGCTTGTTAA
- a CDS encoding CRISPR-associated helicase/endonuclease Cas3 → MFTSIPQSSSTLVNYSCLNDVLAKDDGETLIEHTKKVVKVLIELKNLFKNAGSYFGDDLLFEKVYIAGLFHDLGKIMPGFQIAIQNKSHWDFRHEFASLFLIGDIYINGKKLDENEIIDIYTIIVTHHKSLKDLKEKWIGYIEKSFIEVTKGKIEKGIVELAKLLEIDRLSARRIYHDIFLEYVDYVKKTYNTLTGNTLDLDIIKNYSESRFFQRFDRIYDIVQDSKRKQKLIFMIGLMKSADHLASSGQIEIIKISTDFKIFEKGIRLYSTQERASKIKDDVLLIAPTGSGKTEAALSWAKNNMKNSDNDRIFYLLPNIASINKMVERLQNIFGKDKVVPVHSKTAFKIYENFIEEKTFEELSEEEKHKINKNVSQQKSLIKKIHFPVKVATIYQLLKNAYYIGDYEINFAELYNARVIVDEIHAYEKEAVCKLIIFLKFLKENFNTKIMIMSATIPTNLQEFIIKKLDIENVLKMKDEELVSFNRHIVFRLPGTLMNYVDEIAYKVRNRKKILVVANTVETGQDLYKILKDKLSGSYIKEEDIKLLHSHFTLKDRDKIEEKVGDYKLLVATQVVEVSLNISYNELYTEPAPLDALLQRFGRINRFREKSELAAVFIVEKDINKKGYPYRDRKVVEKTLELFKKSPVKLEEKAIQKMLDEVYSSYDYEVFVDPRLYNYLNESLTEKYDNKDLKKQFYEEFDGITVYPFAFKDKVVELINNKDFYELELYKISLNLGTVLGLMKKRLIEQERINGIPINFVKCYYDSEIGLDKNRPLEIKK, encoded by the coding sequence ATGTTTACCTCTATTCCCCAGAGTTCATCAACGCTTGTTAATTATTCTTGTTTAAATGATGTTCTTGCAAAAGATGACGGAGAAACACTTATTGAACATACAAAAAAGGTTGTTAAAGTTCTAATAGAATTGAAAAATCTCTTTAAGAATGCAGGAAGTTACTTTGGCGATGATCTTCTTTTTGAAAAAGTATATATTGCAGGGTTGTTTCACGATTTAGGAAAAATAATGCCCGGTTTTCAAATTGCAATTCAGAATAAATCGCACTGGGATTTCAGGCACGAATTTGCTTCACTTTTCTTGATTGGTGATATATATATTAACGGGAAAAAACTCGACGAGAATGAAATCATTGATATTTATACGATTATAGTAACACACCACAAATCTTTAAAAGATTTAAAAGAAAAATGGATTGGATATATTGAAAAATCGTTTATTGAAGTAACAAAAGGAAAAATCGAAAAAGGGATAGTTGAACTTGCTAAATTGCTTGAAATAGATCGTTTGTCTGCAAGAAGGATATATCATGATATATTTTTAGAGTATGTAGATTATGTCAAAAAAACTTATAACACTCTTACAGGTAATACTTTGGATTTGGACATTATAAAAAACTACAGCGAGAGCCGGTTTTTTCAAAGATTTGACAGGATATATGATATAGTGCAGGATTCAAAAAGAAAGCAAAAATTAATTTTTATGATAGGGCTGATGAAATCTGCTGATCATCTTGCATCTTCCGGACAAATAGAAATAATCAAAATAAGCACTGATTTTAAGATATTTGAAAAAGGAATAAGATTATATTCTACTCAAGAAAGGGCTTCAAAAATAAAGGATGATGTTTTACTAATTGCACCGACAGGTTCGGGTAAAACTGAAGCGGCATTATCCTGGGCGAAAAATAATATGAAAAACAGTGACAACGACCGAATATTTTATCTGTTACCCAATATAGCAAGTATAAACAAAATGGTAGAGAGATTACAAAACATTTTCGGTAAAGATAAGGTCGTGCCGGTTCACAGTAAGACTGCATTTAAGATATACGAAAACTTTATTGAAGAAAAAACTTTTGAAGAGTTATCGGAAGAAGAAAAGCATAAAATAAATAAAAATGTTTCCCAGCAAAAAAGTTTGATAAAGAAAATTCATTTTCCAGTGAAAGTAGCCACTATTTATCAGTTACTGAAAAATGCTTATTATATAGGCGATTATGAGATCAACTTTGCTGAATTATACAATGCAAGAGTTATAGTTGACGAAATTCACGCTTACGAAAAAGAAGCTGTGTGTAAATTAATTATTTTTTTAAAATTTTTAAAAGAGAACTTTAACACCAAAATTATGATAATGTCGGCAACCATACCAACGAATTTACAGGAGTTTATAATTAAAAAATTGGATATTGAAAATGTATTAAAAATGAAAGATGAGGAACTTGTATCTTTTAACAGACATATTGTTTTCAGGTTACCTGGGACACTGATGAACTACGTTGATGAAATAGCATATAAAGTAAGAAACAGGAAAAAAATTCTGGTGGTTGCTAATACCGTTGAAACAGGTCAAGATCTGTACAAGATTTTAAAAGACAAACTGTCTGGAAGTTACATTAAAGAAGAAGATATTAAACTTTTACACAGTCATTTCACTTTAAAAGACAGAGATAAAATAGAAGAAAAAGTTGGAGATTATAAATTGCTTGTGGCTACACAGGTAGTAGAAGTTTCTTTAAATATCAGTTATAATGAGTTATATACTGAACCGGCACCACTGGACGCTTTGCTGCAAAGGTTTGGACGCATAAACCGCTTTAGAGAAAAAAGTGAGCTTGCAGCCGTATTTATTGTTGAAAAAGATATTAATAAAAAAGGTTATCCTTATAGGGATAGAAAAGTAGTGGAAAAAACTTTAGAATTATTTAAAAAATCACCAGTTAAACTTGAAGAAAAAGCAATTCAAAAAATGCTTGATGAAGTATACAGTAGTTATGATTATGAAGTATTTGTAGATCCAAGGCTATATAACTATTTAAATGAATCGCTTACCGAAAAATATGATAATAAAGACTTAAAAAAACAATTTTATGAAGAGTTTGACGGTATAACGGTATATCCTTTTGCTTTTAAGGATAAAGTTGTAGAATTAATAAACAACAAGGATTTTTATGAGTTGGAACTTTATAAAATTTCGTTGAACTTAGGAACTGTACTGGGATTAATGAAAAAAAGATTAATAGAACAGGAACGAATAAACGGCATTCCGATAAATTTTGTAAAATGCTATTATGACAGTGAAATTGGTTTGGACAAAAACAGACCATTGGAAATCAAAAAATAA
- a CDS encoding transposase yields the protein MAKQHDQQFKEEAVEYYLNHKELGLRGCAENLGIGYSTLSKWVRDYSTNNGTIPTRGSGNYASDVEKENARLRRELRDAKDALDVLKKPSAFWENDRGDLS from the coding sequence ATGGCAAAACAACATGATCAACAATTTAAGGAGGAAGCTGTCGAGTATTACCTTAACCATAAGGAGCTAGGGCTTCGAGGGTGTGCAGAAAACCTTGGTATAGGTTATAGCACTCTTAGCAAGTGGGTTAGGGATTATAGCACCAATAACGGAACGATCCCAACTCGTGGTTCTGGCAACTATGCTTCTGACGTAGAAAAAGAAAATGCTAGGCTACGGAGAGAATTACGCGATGCAAAGGATGCACTTGATGTACTAAAAAAGCCATCAGCATTCTGGGAAAATGACAGAGGCGATTTATCTTGA